A stretch of DNA from Oceanispirochaeta sp. M1:
TCTTCTTGATACACGTGCAGCACTGATTCTACCTACAGCTTTGTCGGTCTGGAACTTGATTATAACCAGGACCTATATGCAGATGTCCATTCCTGATGAAATGTATGAAGCAGCTATGCTGGACGGCAGTAATGATATTCAGTTTTTCCTTAAGATTGTTATTCCATTATCAGGACCCATAATCGCTGTCATAGCCCTTTACTATGGTGTCTCTCACTGGAATAGATACTTTGAAGCTCTCATTTTTCTTAAGACCCGCTCACTTTTTCCTCTTCAATTGGTTCTGAGAAGTATTCTGGTTACAAATAATATCGATCCAATGATGATCACAGATGCTGAGGAACTGATCCGGAAGCAGGGGCTGGTTGATCTTCTAAAGTATTCAACAATCGTAGTAGCAAGCGTCCCGGTTCTATGTATATATCCCTTTGTTCAGAAATATTTTATCAAAGGAATAATGATCGGATCTCTAAAAGGTTGATATCTGTATAATGACTTTAAGTCACTGTACAGATGAAATATATTCAAAAGGAGTTTTATATGAAGAGAAAGGTATCAGTATTAATAATGCTGAGTCTGTTGTCAGTGACATTATTTGCCGGAGGGCAACAGGATAGTGGAGAGAATTCAGTTCCCTATGAACTGACCCCTAACGGGACTTATCCAGTTGTTACAGAAAAGGTGGAACTGACGGTGTTTACACCGGCTGAAGATGCCGTAATAGACTTTGCAACAAATGATTTTACTACATGGCTTGAGGAAAAAACCAATGTTCATATCATTTTTGAAACAGGTCCAGTGGATGCTGTAAAAGAGAAAATTACCTTATTGCTGGCCAGTGGCGATTATCCAGACATATTTATGAGATCCTATTTAGATATCAATCCGGCCATGGAGGCACGATTTGGTATTGAAGAGGAAATCTTTATACCACTTAATGATCTGATCAGAGATCATGCTCCTAATTTTAATAAAATCCTTGAAGAAAACCCTAAACTACTTGGTAGCATTACACATCTGGATGGAAATATTTACAGCCTTCCTAGAGTCAACGACTGCTATCACTGTAGTATGCCGATAAAAATGTGGGTAAATAAAACCTGGATAGATAAAGCTGGTCTGGATATGCCTGAAACCACAGAAGATTTCTATGAGATGCTTACAGCTTTCAAAGATATGGATATGAATGGTAATGGTGATACCGCAGATGAGATTCCTCTTGCTGGAGCTCGAGAAAGAGAAGGATGGTATGAAACCCTTGATTCATTTCTTATGAGTCCCTTTATTCAGGACAATGGTGACAGGATCAGACTGCTGGAGAGTAATGGTGAGATTTCCTCCATTGTTAACACTGCTGAGTATAAAGAGGGTCTGAAATATCTGGCAAGACTTTTTGATGAAGACCTGATTTATGCTCCATCTTTTACTCAAAAGCATGATCAGCTTCGTCAGCTGGCAAACTACCCTGATATTCTCGTTGGAGCCTTTCAGGCAGGGCATAATCAGATGCTTTTTAATGCAACTGCGGATCCTGAAAGATACGGTCAATATGTTGCACTGCCTCCCTTGAAAGGACCCGACGGAACAAGACAGACTGCCTATTTTCCCTATAATGCTTATAGGACAGGTCAGTTTCTAATCACTGATAAATGTGAAGATCCTGAAGTTGCCATGAGATGGATTGATTCATTTTACACTGTTGATGCGGCAATTAGGGAAAGTGAACGTGGTGGTGTGGAAGGTGTTCATTTCAGATGGGCTGAACCAGATGAAGTTGGTATAAACGGCAAGCCTGCTATTTACAAATCTCTGGTTAAGCAGTCAATAGAACCAAGAAATTTCAACTGGCTTAACGGTACTTTCTATTCCCGAGATTTTAGACTGGGAAAAGTAAAAGATCCTAATGAGTACGGTTATGAGGAGTTTCTGTACGATACTACAAAAGATTTATATTCTCCCTATATAAATCCTGAAGTAAGAATTGCTCCCCCACTCAAGCTGACTACAGAGGAAGCTGATCAATTGAGTACTATAAAGGTTGAATTGCAGAATTATATTGAATCATCGAAGACTAAATTCATTATGGGTGAGGATGATATTGAAAAGAACTGGGATAAGTATATCTCTGATCTTGAGAATATAGGTCTGGGTAGTTATCTGGAAGTAATGCAGACCGCCTATAATAGACAGTTTTAATAAAATACATTTTGGGGGCAGCACTTAAATGCTGCCTTCTTCAATTACAGTGTGTTTTAATAATTGCTTTTTATATTTTCATTGAGCAGATCAGTCTGTCTATTAAAACTTGCTGGTGATATATCAAAAATGAAGATAGAATACCATCATTGTCATGAGTGAAAATAAAGTGTTTTATCTTCATTTATCCAGGAGATCTCTCAGGTAATGAAGAGTCGAAAAAGAATTTTTCTCTTTTATCCTTTACTGATCTCAATTATTCTCATTGCTGTTCCAGGTATGACCTCAGTTTTCTCAATGATGAAGATTTCCGTAAAACATTCTATATCAATGGCTGAGACAGCCAATGAGAGATTACTTGCTCATATTCGTGATCAGATAGACAGTGTTCTTCATGAACAGGAAAAAATATCGAATTCTCTTATCCTACACCCAGGAATTAATAGGCTCTTAAGGTTTGATTCATCCAATGATGGGGATACGGGTTATTATAAAATATACGATGTGCAGAGCAATCTACCCAGGTATGAACTTACCAGCGAGTTTATATCTTCAATAGAAATTGTATACAGGAAGAGTGGACTTATCCTCAGTGCTTCGGGCTCATATGTCGACATCTTCAGCTGTTATTATCAGAATATTTTCCCAGATGCAGAAAAGGGCGAAGGCCACAGACTTCTCTGGGATTCAATACATCGCAATAAGGTCTTTTCGACATCCACAGGTTTGTGGTTCGTCAGTTCCTTTCCTCTCGATGTACTTCATCCCCAGGCTTTGATCGTGATTCGGCTGAACGAAGACGCCTTCTCCAGAGTTTTATCACTCTTTGATATTGGTAAGTCCG
This window harbors:
- a CDS encoding carbohydrate ABC transporter permease; translated protein: MVGTSVSNKITLDKLIQVVFSVILLASTIVVLWPLLYILSASFSSPEAVISGKVWLFPVEPTLAGYAAVFRNRHILSGFSNSFFYMFIGTAVNIIFTLLAAYPLSRKEFTARRYFSALFVFTMLFSGGLIPLYLVVKSVGLLDTRAALILPTALSVWNLIITRTYMQMSIPDEMYEAAMLDGSNDIQFFLKIVIPLSGPIIAVIALYYGVSHWNRYFEALIFLKTRSLFPLQLVLRSILVTNNIDPMMITDAEELIRKQGLVDLLKYSTIVVASVPVLCIYPFVQKYFIKGIMIGSLKG
- a CDS encoding extracellular solute-binding protein, encoding MKRKVSVLIMLSLLSVTLFAGGQQDSGENSVPYELTPNGTYPVVTEKVELTVFTPAEDAVIDFATNDFTTWLEEKTNVHIIFETGPVDAVKEKITLLLASGDYPDIFMRSYLDINPAMEARFGIEEEIFIPLNDLIRDHAPNFNKILEENPKLLGSITHLDGNIYSLPRVNDCYHCSMPIKMWVNKTWIDKAGLDMPETTEDFYEMLTAFKDMDMNGNGDTADEIPLAGAREREGWYETLDSFLMSPFIQDNGDRIRLLESNGEISSIVNTAEYKEGLKYLARLFDEDLIYAPSFTQKHDQLRQLANYPDILVGAFQAGHNQMLFNATADPERYGQYVALPPLKGPDGTRQTAYFPYNAYRTGQFLITDKCEDPEVAMRWIDSFYTVDAAIRESERGGVEGVHFRWAEPDEVGINGKPAIYKSLVKQSIEPRNFNWLNGTFYSRDFRLGKVKDPNEYGYEEFLYDTTKDLYSPYINPEVRIAPPLKLTTEEADQLSTIKVELQNYIESSKTKFIMGEDDIEKNWDKYISDLENIGLGSYLEVMQTAYNRQF